The proteins below are encoded in one region of Telopea speciosissima isolate NSW1024214 ecotype Mountain lineage chromosome 10, Tspe_v1, whole genome shotgun sequence:
- the LOC122642146 gene encoding protein WVD2-like 3 isoform X2, whose protein sequence is MGREIAETCMDKEPDRVIVYSNGVAQDSDNGIARRHHDLPESDDHMKGNPKSQVLEEIIELKDCDVKECTIENPIEIYELLCVKSKSPRDETVKSEDQKPSNHKKLSSPVKSSLRSDGVGNLRSNCTVPQPFSLATEKRASFGTRPVGLETAVAGGMNRPSNMNNLQAPSTTKKPQLRSSLASRKPLQPDNKKHPDEEDVCSVASSTAASIKTLKARITVPTAPVFKCTERLEKRKEFYSKLEEKHQALEAERTQCEARTKEERDAAMKQLRKSLMFKANPMPSFYQEGPPPKVELKKLPTTRAISPKFGRRKSCSDAVGSSQGDDRKEVCGRANRHSLGSYKEDTKATNNSIRSTNSSYKVKDGSKQVRESTKSAALKTTGQRNVDITVQS, encoded by the exons ATGGGCAGGGAAATTGCAGAGACTTGTATGGATAAGGAGCCAGATCGTGTCATAGTTTACTCAAATGGTGTTGCGCAAGATTCAGATAATGGCATTGCTCGTAGGCACCATGATCTTCCGGAATCAGATGATCATATGAAGGGGAATCCAAAGTCTCAAGTTCTAGAAGAGATTATTGAATTAAAGGACTGTGATGTTAAAGAATGCACAATAGAAAATCCAATTGAGATCTATGAGC TGCTTTGTGTTAAAAGTAAATCACCTAGAGATGAAACTGTAAAATCTGAAGACCAGAAGCCAAGCAACCATAAAAAGTTAAGCTCTCCAGTGAAATCATCATTAAGATCTGATGGTGTTGGAAATTTGCGATCAAACTGTACAGTTCCTCAACCATTTTCACTGGCAACTGAGAAACGTGCTTCATTTGGAACTCGTCCTGTGGGGCTTGAAACTGCTGTTGCTGGTGGCATGAACAGACCATCTAACATGAACAACTTGCAGGCCCCCAGTACAACAAAGAAGCCTCAG CTTAGATCATCTTTGGCATCTAGAAAGCCACTGCAACCTGATAACAAGAAACATCCTGATGAAGAAGATGTCTGCTCGGTTGCTTCCTC GACTGCAGCATCCATTAAAACATTAAAAGCCAGGATTACTGTTCCAACAGCTCCTGTGTTTAAATGTACTGAGCGTTTAGAGAAACGCAAGGAG TTTTACTCAAAGTTGGAAGAGAAGCACCAAGCATTGGAGGCAGAAAGGACCCAATGTGAAGCTCGGACGAAG GAGGAACGAGATGCAGCTATGAAGCAGCTTAGAAAGAGCTTAATGTTCAAAGCAAATCCAATGCCAAGCTTTTACCAAGAGGGACCACCACCTAAGGTTGAACTAAAAAAG CTGCCTACAACTCGTGCAATATCGCCAAAGTTTGGGCGGAGAAAAAGCTGCAGTGATGCAGTTGGTTCATCTCAGGGTGATGACCGGAAAGAAGTCTGTGGACGGGCAAATCGTCATAGTCTGGGTAGTTACAAAGAAGATACTAAGGCGACTAACAATAGCATTCGAAGCACAAACTCGAGTTACAAAGTCAAAGATGGGTCTAAACAGGTGAGAGAGAGCACAAAGTCTGCTGCCCTTAAGACAACTGGGCAGAGGAATGTGGACATCACAGTCCAGTCATGA
- the LOC122642146 gene encoding protein WVD2-like 3 isoform X1, with translation MGREIAETCMDKEPDRVIVYSNGVAQDSDNGIARRHHDLPESDDHMKGNPKSQVLEEIIELKDCDVKECTIENPIEIYERRQVENCHKEVQDVLCVKSKSPRDETVKSEDQKPSNHKKLSSPVKSSLRSDGVGNLRSNCTVPQPFSLATEKRASFGTRPVGLETAVAGGMNRPSNMNNLQAPSTTKKPQLRSSLASRKPLQPDNKKHPDEEDVCSVASSTAASIKTLKARITVPTAPVFKCTERLEKRKEFYSKLEEKHQALEAERTQCEARTKEERDAAMKQLRKSLMFKANPMPSFYQEGPPPKVELKKLPTTRAISPKFGRRKSCSDAVGSSQGDDRKEVCGRANRHSLGSYKEDTKATNNSIRSTNSSYKVKDGSKQVRESTKSAALKTTGQRNVDITVQS, from the exons ATGGGCAGGGAAATTGCAGAGACTTGTATGGATAAGGAGCCAGATCGTGTCATAGTTTACTCAAATGGTGTTGCGCAAGATTCAGATAATGGCATTGCTCGTAGGCACCATGATCTTCCGGAATCAGATGATCATATGAAGGGGAATCCAAAGTCTCAAGTTCTAGAAGAGATTATTGAATTAAAGGACTGTGATGTTAAAGAATGCACAATAGAAAATCCAATTGAGATCTATGAGCGCCGCCAGGTTGAAAATTGTCACAAGGAAGTGCAAGATGTGCTTTGTGTTAAAAGTAAATCACCTAGAGATGAAACTGTAAAATCTGAAGACCAGAAGCCAAGCAACCATAAAAAGTTAAGCTCTCCAGTGAAATCATCATTAAGATCTGATGGTGTTGGAAATTTGCGATCAAACTGTACAGTTCCTCAACCATTTTCACTGGCAACTGAGAAACGTGCTTCATTTGGAACTCGTCCTGTGGGGCTTGAAACTGCTGTTGCTGGTGGCATGAACAGACCATCTAACATGAACAACTTGCAGGCCCCCAGTACAACAAAGAAGCCTCAG CTTAGATCATCTTTGGCATCTAGAAAGCCACTGCAACCTGATAACAAGAAACATCCTGATGAAGAAGATGTCTGCTCGGTTGCTTCCTC GACTGCAGCATCCATTAAAACATTAAAAGCCAGGATTACTGTTCCAACAGCTCCTGTGTTTAAATGTACTGAGCGTTTAGAGAAACGCAAGGAG TTTTACTCAAAGTTGGAAGAGAAGCACCAAGCATTGGAGGCAGAAAGGACCCAATGTGAAGCTCGGACGAAG GAGGAACGAGATGCAGCTATGAAGCAGCTTAGAAAGAGCTTAATGTTCAAAGCAAATCCAATGCCAAGCTTTTACCAAGAGGGACCACCACCTAAGGTTGAACTAAAAAAG CTGCCTACAACTCGTGCAATATCGCCAAAGTTTGGGCGGAGAAAAAGCTGCAGTGATGCAGTTGGTTCATCTCAGGGTGATGACCGGAAAGAAGTCTGTGGACGGGCAAATCGTCATAGTCTGGGTAGTTACAAAGAAGATACTAAGGCGACTAACAATAGCATTCGAAGCACAAACTCGAGTTACAAAGTCAAAGATGGGTCTAAACAGGTGAGAGAGAGCACAAAGTCTGCTGCCCTTAAGACAACTGGGCAGAGGAATGTGGACATCACAGTCCAGTCATGA